A window of Mobiluncus massiliensis genomic DNA:
ACGTGTTGAACCAGGATCGTGCCGGGGCGGAAATTCTGGCGGAAATGGCAGGTGCGGCCAGCGAGCGCCTGAGCGCCCAAACTGGTACGAAAACCCAGGTACACCTGTTTAAGAACAACTTGGACGCGGCGGGTCACTCGTGCGGTTGTCATGAAAACTATCTGCTGTACCGGGACGGGAAGTTTCGTTCCCTGGTCGATTCCCTCGTCTCATTCCTGGTGACGCGCCAAGTCTTTACCGGGGCCGGCGCCCTGCTGCGAATCCAGGGTGAAACCCGCTTTTGCTTTTCGCAGCGAGCTTTCCAGATAGATGACGCAGTCTCCGCCGCCACGACCTCCACCCGTCCTTTGGTCAATACTCGTGACGAACCCCACGCGGACGCGAAACGGTATCGCCGTCTGCATGTTATTGTCGGGGATTCCAACGTTTTGGAGCCTCCGACACGCTTCAAAATTGCGACGATGAACCTGTTGCTGGCCGCTTTGGAGGCCGGGGTGGATTTCTCCGACCTAGCTCTGGTTTCGCCCATGGCCGCGTTACGCGATATTACCTCGGACGTCACGAGTTTTGGGGGACAAGTCCGGGTGGAACTGACGGACGGCCGGCGCTACAGTGCCCTGGACGTGCAAGAGGTTTTCCGCAACCGTCTGTCTGACGTGTTCTCCGGGGCTGAGTTGGGTGCGGGTTACCGCGAGGTGTTGGCCCAGTGGGGGCAATGGTTAGAGGCTTTGCGGAATCAGGATTTGGAGGTTTTGACTGGCCAGCTGGATTGGGCGACAAAGTTGTCTTTGCTCAATGGCCTGCGCCAGCGCCATAATCTGGCGTTGGACGATCCGAAGATGGCTCGTTTGGATTTGGCATACCACGACATCACTCCCGGCGGACTTCGCCTGGATCAGCGCGGCTTAGCAACCCGATTGACCCGCCCGGACGCAGTTGAGGCTGCGAAAAATGTGCCTCCGCAAAACACTCGCGCCAAGGTACGCGGCGCGTTCATTGCCGCGGCGCGAGAACACCGGGCGGATTTGCAAGCCGATTGGACTCATTTGCGTTTGCCGGAATCAGGGTTGGGAACCGTGACACTCAGCGACCCCTTCGCGGTTGACAGCGCGGAAGTCGATATGCTTATGAAAACAATGGAGGCAGCTTGAGCGAAGAAACTCCCCGGCGTTCCTCGCACCGAGCCGCGGGCCCGGTTGATGCAGGAACTTACGTCAAGCGTGAGGTTGACCCGAACCTTTCGCCACGCCGGCGTGCCAGAATGCAGGCGCAAGCTGCCGAGCAACAGTCCGCCCCGGCCGCCCCGCCGATGACGGACGGCGCTAAGGACTTGCTGACGTCTTGGCTGAAGGCGAACGGTTTCGAGGACCTGGAGTCTTTCCAAGAAATGACCCGCAGAGCCGAATCCCAGCTTCGTCAAACTCCACCGCCAGGCGATACGCCCGCCCCCTCCCTGGCGCTTTCGGCGGAAAATCCCGTGTCCAGGTCTTTGGACCCGGCGAACCTGGAGGTGCCCTCCTCACTACCGCCAAGGCCAAGCACGTTGCCCCGCCGAGCCGCTCGCTCGGCGGTACGCCAGGGAGTGCAAACTCCCGCCGCGGCCTCCCTTCAACCGGATTTCACCTCGCGTCCAGTACCTGCCGGGCCTGACGTTGCGTTGCCTGTCGTGTCCCCGGAAGCGCCAGGAGCCCCCTCTCTCGCCGTTGCGGACACGCCAGCTCAGGTTGCCGCGCACCCGGAAGCTCCGGTGCGAGACTCGGTATTAAATCTTCCTCCAGAAGTCGTGCCCACGGTCAGTTTGCGGCGTGAGGACGTACAAAACCTGGCTGTAGCGGAATCGAAAAAGCCGAAAACTCACAGTCCCCGCCGAGCAGCAAAACTCCGGCGTGCCGCATCATTACCCCGGACCCCGAAACCGTTGGCGAAAACGAAAGTCGTTCCGATTGCCCTCACCTTGGGGATTTTGCTGGCGCTAAGCGTGGCATTGTTGCTGTTGATTATGTGGTACCGCAGTGCCGTGGCCGTCAGCGACCCCGCGAAATCAAAAATCGAAGTCTTGGGAGCAATTGGCGCCCAACCTGTGTTGACTCTGTCCGAACCCATCCCTCTGGAAAAAAGTTCCACCGAACTTTTGATAAAAGGTAGGGGACAACAGATTAAAGATGATTCCATCGTAGCGCTGCGGGTCACGGTCTTTTCCGGAATGACCGGGAAACTGCAGTCCACCTCTGGCGATGAATCCGTGCTGGTCGGCCCGCTTTCGGCCAAGGTCTTTGGCACGGAACTGTATAACGCGGTGCGCGGCGCCACCGAAGGCTCGCGCTATCTATTGAAACAACCTGTCGAACAACAGGGTACTTCCACCATGGAAATCGGGGTTATCGATATTATCCAAACATCCCTGAACTCCCAGATGGCAGCTTTGCCGCCCGATGCTGGGCTGTCCGTAAGCGAAGACCAGGGCCAGGTGCGCCTGGCGATTCTTTCGGACTTTAGCGGCGATTTTCGTTCTTACCCCTTGATTACCGGCTCCGGGGCGACAGTTGCTCCCGGCCAAACCGTACTGGTGAAATATCAAGAATTTTCTTACTCAAATCCGCCCGCGGTGTTGAAAGACCACTGGGCCGAGCCAGTGAAGCTAAAACTGGACGATAAAGTGCAGCAGGGGGTGGCGCGCGGCATTGTGGACCGCAAGATTGGTTCGCGGATGCTCCTGGAGGTGCCGCCTGCCGAAGGCTCCGGCAATCAGGCGACCATCCTGGTGGTGGACATTTTAGCGGCTTGGGATAATCCCGAAGTGACGAAAGAATCTTGAGGTGACAAATGCCGAATCGTTATGCCGACGACACCCTAACCGTGCGTGTCATTCCCTGTTTGGACGTGAACGCGGGTCGCGTAGTCAAAGGTGTAAACTTTGAGAATTTGCGCGACGCCGGAGACCCGGTCGAGCTGGCGGCGCGCTACTGCGGAGCCGGAGCGGACGAAATCACGTTCCTGGACGTGTCGGCCTCCGTGGAGGGTCGGGCGACGATGGCAGAAGTCGTGCAGCAGTGTGCTCGTGAAATTTTTGTACCACTGACGGTCGGCGGGGGCGTGCGCAGCGTTGCCGATGTGGAACGGTTACTAAAATCCGGTGCCGATAAGGTCAGTATCAATACCGCCGCGATTGCCCGACCGGAACTCATTACCGAGATTGCGTCCCGCTTCGGGGTGCAGGTGTTGGTGCTGTCGGCCGATGCCAGGCGGGTCCAGGGTGGGGTACGCACCCCTTCAGGCTATGAAGTCACCACGCATGGCGGCAAACAATCGACCGGGATTGACCTGTTGGAATGGATTGGTCAGGCTTGTGAACGCGGAGCCGGGGAAGTGTTGTTGAACTCGATGGATGCCGACGGCACCAAGGCCGGTTTCGACATTGAGATGCTGCAGGCGGTGCGTCCGGTCTGTCCCGTTCCCCTCATTGCTTCGGGCGGGGCGGGTAGCGTTGAACATTTTGTGGCGGCTGCACAAGCCGGGGCGGATGCGGTGTTGGGCGCTTCCGTCTTTCACTTCGGTGAGATTACAGTCGCTGAAGTTAAGTCAGCTCTCAGCGCGGCGGGCTTCCCGATTCGCTAGTTTTTGCGGTAAAGCGTGAAGTTTTTGCGACCTTGTTTCGTGACGGGTGACTGCTCTTTTCATTTTGAAAATTAATTTTGCTCTCGGCGATTTGGGTAAATATCCCGTCAGCTGGCAATATAATTCCGTGACCGAATTACCCGATGATGTGTCCCAGCGTCTGAAACGTGATGCCCAGGGGCTGTTTGCTGCGGTCATCCAAGATTTTGACACGTTGCGTGTGCTCATGGTCGGCTATATGGACGATGAGGCTTTGGCGCGCACCCTCTCCGAGGGGCGGGTTACCTTCTGGTCGCGCAGCCGTAAGGAGTATTGGCGCAAAGGCGATACTTCCGGTCATGTTCAATTCCTGCGCCACATCGAGATTGACTGTGATGGAGACGCGTTGTTGCTCCAAGTCAAACAGGTAGGTGCGGCTTGCCATACCGGCACCAGGTCTTGCTTCGATGCTGGAGGTGTCATCGAACCTGCGCGATTGGACGCCGATGTCGAGGCACCCTCGTGCGGACCCGACGACCGGCCGATAGGGACGGTGGGCCCCTGATGCTGACTTATGAGGAGTTTTACCGTCAAGCCAAAGCAGAGGTGGCCCTGCGTGAGGCCACCGTGCCTTTGGAACTTGTGAAAGAACAGGCCCGCCACGCTACCAGTCCGAAAGATGGCTTGGCGGTGCTGCACTCCCGCCCCGGTTTTGTCGCCATCATGGGGGAAATTAAACGGCAGACTCCGACAGCAGGTTTTCTCAATCCCATTGAAGATCCGGTGGAGTTAGCCAGGGAATACATCGAAGGAGGGGCGGTAGCGGTTTCCGTGGTGACCGATCGCCCCAACTACCTGGGCACCCCCGAAGACTTCGTGCAGGTCCGCCGCGCACTGGACGTGCCGATGTTGCGGAAAGAATACGTGGTGACTCCCTACCAGATTCACGAGTCGCGGGCGATGGGCGCGGATATGGTGCTGCTGATGGTGGCCCTACTGGAGCCGATGGTGCTGGAAGCATTGGTGGAACGGACTCATTCCCTGGGGATGTGTGCCCTGGTGGAATGTCATTCCCGTTTGGAGGCACGCCAAGCTATTTCTGCTGGCGCGCGCCTCATCGGCATCAATGCCCGGGACCGGGAAACGGGGGCGGTAGACCTGTCCATGTGCGAGCAAACTATTGACGTGATTCCTCCCGACATCACCGTGGTGGCCGAATCCGGGGTCCACGGCCCGCAGGAAGTTTTTGACTATGCCCGAGTCGGGGCTGACGCTATCTTGGTCGGCGAGGCGCTAGTGCGTTCCCCGGATCCCGTGAGCCTGTTGCGCAAGATGACTTCCGCGGCGCAGCATCCCGCTTTGCGGCCCGACCGAGCCTCCCGCTATCGTCATAACGCCGAGGGGCAAGATTGATGTCCTCCCTGACTTTTGCCGCAGCACTTTCGGCACCGCTTTCCTCCAGTTGCCTTTTTTCCGCTGTTCGTGCCAGCATTCCTTCCCCGCCCTCGCCGATTTTGTTCAGCCTGGGGCCGCTCACCATTCGCTGGTATGCTTTTTGGATTATCTTGGGCATGGCGCTGGCGATTTTTTGGACCTCCAAGCGTTACCAATCCCGCGGAGGCAACCCTGAACTGGTGGGCGACATTGGGATTTGGATTTGCCTCTTGGGCATCGTTGGCGCGCGGGCTATGGCGGTTTTTTCCTATCCCGGCGACTACTTTGGCCCCGGTATTCCGTGGTGGAAACCCTTTGCCATCTGGCAAGGCGGTTTAGCCATCTATGGTGGTCTAATCGGCGGCTTCCTCGCCGCCGTGTGCTTCCTGCGTTTCAAGAAGCAACCCCTGGGGGTGTTCTTAGATGCCCTGGCACCCACGGTTCTGGCCGCCCAAGCCTTAGGCCGCCTGGGCAACTACTTTAATCAGGAAGTCTACGGCAAGGCCACGACCCTCCCTTGGGGGCTAGAGATTAGCCCGCAGATGGCTCCGGCAAACACAGCCCCCGGAACCCTATTCCACCCGACTTTCCTCTATGAAATCATCTGGAACCTTTTGGCCATGGGTATCTTGCTGCTGTATGAAAAGATTCGCCAGCGTTCCCATGATTCCGAGTTTGCGCAACAAGTCAATGTTTGCCCCGCGACGGGTCAGTCCTGGGGACGCCTGTGTGCGTGGGAAATCATTGGTCTGTACCTGTTCCTGTACAGTCTGGGGCGATTTTTCCTGGAGTTCGTGCGTATCGACTACCAGTACACGGTGGCCGGGGGAGTCCGCTGGTTCCAAGTCGTTGCTGGCGTCATCGCCGTTGTGGGACTAGCAGTGTTCGCGGCGGCTCGCTACCGGAAACTGCCTGCTGTCCTGACTGAGGCTTCACACCCCGCCCCGGACTCACCGGAAACGCCACCCATAGAGCCTGACCGGGGGCAATCCTCTGGTGACGTCGAGTCCGAACCTGAGGAAAAAACGACCGCCGATACTGTAAAAAACCCCGAAAAATAAACTTGTACCTGGTCCTAACCCAGATTAAACAGCTATTTTACGAGTGTTACGGTATAATGGTCATATTGAAGCAGTAATTCCAAGGGGGTTTTACTGCGGGGGGTTACCGGCGCAACCTATGCGTCCGCCCCTCAGAGGATGAAGAGGAAGAAGGTAAAACATAATGAATATGAATGAATCTATGCATCATCTCACCTGGTCACTTTTTGACCGTAACTCTGACCGCCAAGCTCTAAACTTGTCCCCTCGGTCGGTTCTGTCCGAGGTAGTGCGTCCTTGGTTTGACGCTTACCGTCATGATCCGATGATTGAGTCGGCTCTGCGGGACTTGAACGAGGGCGGTGCTCGCCGAGTCCGTGCCCTGGATTTCTTAGGGTTGGATTTGGTGACGACAGCTGCCTAACAGCTAGGCGTTTTGACTGTAAATTCGCGGCAAACCCTCGGGTTTGCCGCGAATTTTTGGCTTGCCGACCAAACGGGATAAAACATGCTAAAATCGAACATATGTTCGAAGATAAGCGGTCTGTGAAATCGTGGAGCCCCTACGCATTAGCGCAGTCAGCGCCGCACCCCGGTCTTCCTTTTGCGCCGGATTTGGTGCCGGCTGGGTGGCCTTCGCCGTCTCAGGATTATTTCGACCGCGACATTGATTTGAACGAACACCTTATCCGCAATCGACCCGCGACTTTCCTGGTGCGGGTCGCGGGGGATTCCATGATTAATGCGGGCATCAGCGACGGAGACGAACTCATCGTGGATCGCTCCTTAGAAGCGGGGGACGGCAATGTCGTTATTGCCGTTATTGACGGTGAAATGACGGTGAAACGCCTGCACTTTGGGGCTCGCGGCCCGGAACTGCACCCCGCTAATCCGACCTATCCCATACTGCACCCCTCCGAATTACAAATTTGGGGGGTGGTGACGCGATGTCTGCATCGACTCTGAGCCCAGGGGCCTGCCGCGCACTTGAGTACACTCCCAACCGCGGGGAAATAACCCGTGAGACGGAGGAATGCCAGAACGGGCTGGTGCATCGCTTTGCCTTGGTAGACGTCGATTCTTGCTTTGCCAGCTGCGAACGGATTTTTCATCCGGAGCTTTCCGGGCGTCCGGTAGTGGTGTTGTCTAACAATGACGGCTGCGTGGTGGCGCGCTCGCGGGAGGCGAAAGCCTTGGGCATTAAGATGGGCATGCCGTGGTTTCAAATCCGGGCATGGGCCGAGGCCTGTGGCGTGGTCGCCCGGTCCAGTAACTACGAACTTTACGGCTCTATCTCGGCGCGAATTATGGAAATCTTGCGCCAGTTTTCCGCTTCGGTAGAGGTCTATTCCATCGATGAGGCGTTCCTGACGCTCTACGGTAGACCCGCGGAGCTCCTAGGTATAGCCCGCAGTTTACGGTCCCGAATTCTGCACGACCTGGGGGTGCCGGTTTCGGTCGGAATCGCCCCGACCCGGACTTTGGCAAAACTCGCTTCCCACGGTGCCAAACATACCCCGGACTTGGGCGGGGTGGCCAGCTGGGACGCTTATACCCCAGCCCAGCACGACCGGATTTTACGCGATACCGAGATTGGCGACTTGTGGGGAGTAGGGCGGCGTCTGAAAAAACGCCTGGAGGCTCTGGGAATCACGGATGCGTTGCAACTACAGAGGGCTGACCCCAGCGAAATTCGCCGCCGTTTCAACGTTAATCTGCAGCAAACGGTGCTGGAGCTCAATGGGGTGCCCTGTATCGAGATTATTGAGCGGGATGCGGTGCGCACTTATCAGGTCATGTATTCGCGTTCATTTTCCACGCCGGTGCGCGGAGTCACCCAGGCTTATCAGGTCCTCTCCATTTACTCCCAAAATGTGACGCGCCGTCTGCGCCGCCAACAGATGACCGCCGGTGCTCTGTGGGCTTTTGCCTCTACTGCCTGGTACAAGGAGCCGTTTTCACGGATTAGCGCGATGGCTCCGCTGCACCCGCGCACTGACGACCCGGTGACAGTCCTGAAAGCGGCCGCAAAGGTCCTGCTGGGACAAGTTGATCCGCAGGCTGATTACGTGCGGGCGGGCATCTGCCTGACAGACCTGGGCAAGCCCGACCCGCAGGATCCGTTGCCCATGTTTGCTCCGGATCCGGAAGCGCTGCGGCGGGGAAAAATTATTGATCGGGTCAACGCGGCGGTGGGGGAGGGCTCTGTAGGGCTGGGTCTGGCGGGACTGAAAGCTGCCCCGGACTGGACTATGAAGAGAGAGATGCTATCCAACCGCGGCACTACGCACTGGTCCGAGCTGGCTCTGGTGCACTAATACAGCTACGCAAAAGCGGAGAAAATGAGCGAGTTAATCCGTATTTACGAAATATAGTTAAAAAAATTGATAAAAATGGGACCCCGGTCCCTTGAAAATAAGCGGAGGGACGCAAGAATTGGTGGTGAGGTTGGAGATTCCAATCGAGTACTCACCGGACTATCAAAGGAGAAAGTCATGCCTCAAAAGATTCGCGCCTCCATCGCGTATGGCGTTGGTAAGGGGTTTTCTAAGCCCGAAGAGCTCATCCTCGATGATCCCATCAAAGCCGAAGTGCTGGTCAATATCGAGGCTTCCGGCCTATGCCACTCGGATTTGCACCTGGTGGAAGACGACGACAAAATGTTTGAATTTCCGGCTGTTTTAGGCCACGAGGTCGCCGGTACGGTAGAAGCCGTCGGCCCGGAGGTCGTGGGGATTAAACCGGGAGACCACGTGGTGGCCACACTGGAGCAAATTTGCGGTCATTGCGATAAGTGTATGGGAGGAAAAGCGCATTCCTGCCGTCACCAGGAAGAATGTGTGCGCCAGCCGGGGGAGCCGCCGCGTCTCAAGTTCCCCGATGGGCGTCCGATTACCCAAGCGCTGGGGATTGGCGGCTTTGCTTCCAAGTCTCTGATTCACCAAAATCAGTTGGCGGTCGTGAATAATCAGGTAGATATGGCTGAAGCGGCCTGCATCGGTTGCGCCACCATCACCGGCTTCGGGGCGGCAAAGAACTCGGCAAAAGTTCAGCCGGGAGATTTGGTTGCGGTCATCGGCACCGGCGGTATCGGACTGAATGTAATCTCCGGGGCGCGGGTGTGCGGCGCCCGCACCATCATTGCCATCGACGTGTTCGACAACAAGCTCGAATTCGCCGAGAAGTTCGGCGCCACCCACGTGGTCAATGCCAAGAAAGAAGATCCGGTTGAGGCCGTGCGCCGCATCACCGGCGGCGGGGTGGACAAGTCCTTCGAAGCCATCGGGTTTGCGGAAACCATGAAACAGTGCTGGGATATGCTGGCCCAGGGCGGCACCGCCTACTGCATCGGCTTGGCGAAACCGGATGCCACGGTTTCCTTGGAGATCGACCCCATCAACCTGCTGTTTATGCAGCGCGGTTTCAAGGGTGTGTGGATGGGCGCGACAAACCCGAAGCACGACATTCCCTACTACGCTGACCTGGCAGTGGACGGCCGGCTCAATATGCACGACATAGTCACGCAACGCATCCGTTTGGACCAGATTACCGAAGCGTATGAACAGCTCATGCGCGGTGAGGTCATCCGTTCGGTTATCACCGAGTTCTAAACGCTGAAACAGAGCTGTACGTAATTCCGGGTGAGTCTGCATGGGCTTACCCGGAATTACTTTCTGTAAGCTAGAGGTAATCCGCGGTTAAGGCAGTTTTAGCGTTTACGGTACAGGCGCTTGCGCTGGAACTTGGGCTCCGAAGTAACTTGGATTCCGAGGTTTCTAAAGATCCCTTCGTCCACCGACCCCAAGATAGTGGTCGTGTGTACGTTCGTGCCATCGAGTTCCTTGAGCATCCCCAGTGCGGCGCGGGCTTCGGCAGAAGTCCCGGCGGAAACGGACAGGGCAATCAGCACTTCATCGGTGTGCAGGCGAGGATTGCGCGAGCCCAAATGCTGGGTCTTTAAGGTTTGGATAGGCTCAATCGACTCGCGAGACAGCAGATCCAGCTCCGGATCGATGTCTGCCAGGTATTTCAACGCGTTCAGCAGCATCGCGGCGGAACAACCCAGCAGGGCAGAGGTCTTGCCGGTGATAATCGTGCCATCGTGCAGTTCAATAGCGCTGCCTGGCTGGTTGGTGGCGGCTTCAACTTCCAGGGCGGCACCTACCACGTGACGCTCCCAAGTGGAGGTGCCCGCTTTCGCCATTAACACCGCAATCCGGTTGGATTCTTCGGAATCCCGGCCGTCACGGGCTTGTTCAACCAGCGCTTTATAGTAGCGGCGGATAATTTCTTGACGCGCGGCTTCCTGACACACCTCGTCGTCACTGATGCAGTAGCCCGCCATATTAACTCCCATATCAGTAGGGCTTTGGTAGGGAGATTTACCGGTGAGCTGTTCCAACATGGTTTTCAGCAGCGGGAAGGTTTCAGTATCGCGGTTGTAGCTGGTGACCTGCACGCCGTGTGCCGCCAAATGGTAGGGGTCGATGAGGTTGATGTCCTCCAAGTCCGCGGTGGCGGCTTGGTAAGCCAAGTTCACCGGATGTTCCAACGGCAGGTTCCAAATTGGGAAGGTCTCAAACTTGGCGTAGCCGGCTTCGATACCGCGTTTATTGTCGTGGTAGACCTGAGAGAGGCAGGTTGCCAGTTTGCCGGAACCCGGACCGGGGGCGGTAACGACGATGAGGTCGCGGCTGACCTCCACATAGTCATTCCGACCAAAACCGTCCTCGGACAAAACCAACTTTGTATTCGAGGGGTACCCCTCGATAATGCGGTGTCTGGCGACTTTCAACCCCAGTCTTTCCAGGCGC
This region includes:
- a CDS encoding proteasome accessory factor PafA2 family protein; protein product: MARNAHLEQLPRRIFGIETEYGILAAAVSGGAPVVDADKAGRVLFHDVLARSQSTSVFLPNGSRLYLDVGSHPEYATAECLSLDDVLNQDRAGAEILAEMAGAASERLSAQTGTKTQVHLFKNNLDAAGHSCGCHENYLLYRDGKFRSLVDSLVSFLVTRQVFTGAGALLRIQGETRFCFSQRAFQIDDAVSAATTSTRPLVNTRDEPHADAKRYRRLHVIVGDSNVLEPPTRFKIATMNLLLAALEAGVDFSDLALVSPMAALRDITSDVTSFGGQVRVELTDGRRYSALDVQEVFRNRLSDVFSGAELGAGYREVLAQWGQWLEALRNQDLEVLTGQLDWATKLSLLNGLRQRHNLALDDPKMARLDLAYHDITPGGLRLDQRGLATRLTRPDAVEAAKNVPPQNTRAKVRGAFIAAAREHRADLQADWTHLRLPESGLGTVTLSDPFAVDSAEVDMLMKTMEAA
- the hisF gene encoding imidazole glycerol phosphate synthase subunit HisF, whose protein sequence is MPNRYADDTLTVRVIPCLDVNAGRVVKGVNFENLRDAGDPVELAARYCGAGADEITFLDVSASVEGRATMAEVVQQCAREIFVPLTVGGGVRSVADVERLLKSGADKVSINTAAIARPELITEIASRFGVQVLVLSADARRVQGGVRTPSGYEVTTHGGKQSTGIDLLEWIGQACERGAGEVLLNSMDADGTKAGFDIEMLQAVRPVCPVPLIASGGAGSVEHFVAAAQAGADAVLGASVFHFGEITVAEVKSALSAAGFPIR
- the hisI gene encoding phosphoribosyl-AMP cyclohydrolase, with the translated sequence MTELPDDVSQRLKRDAQGLFAAVIQDFDTLRVLMVGYMDDEALARTLSEGRVTFWSRSRKEYWRKGDTSGHVQFLRHIEIDCDGDALLLQVKQVGAACHTGTRSCFDAGGVIEPARLDADVEAPSCGPDDRPIGTVGP
- a CDS encoding indole-3-glycerol phosphate synthase TrpC; its protein translation is MLTYEEFYRQAKAEVALREATVPLELVKEQARHATSPKDGLAVLHSRPGFVAIMGEIKRQTPTAGFLNPIEDPVELAREYIEGGAVAVSVVTDRPNYLGTPEDFVQVRRALDVPMLRKEYVVTPYQIHESRAMGADMVLLMVALLEPMVLEALVERTHSLGMCALVECHSRLEARQAISAGARLIGINARDRETGAVDLSMCEQTIDVIPPDITVVAESGVHGPQEVFDYARVGADAILVGEALVRSPDPVSLLRKMTSAAQHPALRPDRASRYRHNAEGQD
- the lgt gene encoding prolipoprotein diacylglyceryl transferase, producing the protein MSSLTFAAALSAPLSSSCLFSAVRASIPSPPSPILFSLGPLTIRWYAFWIILGMALAIFWTSKRYQSRGGNPELVGDIGIWICLLGIVGARAMAVFSYPGDYFGPGIPWWKPFAIWQGGLAIYGGLIGGFLAAVCFLRFKKQPLGVFLDALAPTVLAAQALGRLGNYFNQEVYGKATTLPWGLEISPQMAPANTAPGTLFHPTFLYEIIWNLLAMGILLLYEKIRQRSHDSEFAQQVNVCPATGQSWGRLCAWEIIGLYLFLYSLGRFFLEFVRIDYQYTVAGGVRWFQVVAGVIAVVGLAVFAAARYRKLPAVLTEASHPAPDSPETPPIEPDRGQSSGDVESEPEEKTTADTVKNPEK
- the umuD gene encoding translesion error-prone DNA polymerase V autoproteolytic subunit, which produces MFEDKRSVKSWSPYALAQSAPHPGLPFAPDLVPAGWPSPSQDYFDRDIDLNEHLIRNRPATFLVRVAGDSMINAGISDGDELIVDRSLEAGDGNVVIAVIDGEMTVKRLHFGARGPELHPANPTYPILHPSELQIWGVVTRCLHRL
- a CDS encoding Y-family DNA polymerase translates to MSASTLSPGACRALEYTPNRGEITRETEECQNGLVHRFALVDVDSCFASCERIFHPELSGRPVVVLSNNDGCVVARSREAKALGIKMGMPWFQIRAWAEACGVVARSSNYELYGSISARIMEILRQFSASVEVYSIDEAFLTLYGRPAELLGIARSLRSRILHDLGVPVSVGIAPTRTLAKLASHGAKHTPDLGGVASWDAYTPAQHDRILRDTEIGDLWGVGRRLKKRLEALGITDALQLQRADPSEIRRRFNVNLQQTVLELNGVPCIEIIERDAVRTYQVMYSRSFSTPVRGVTQAYQVLSIYSQNVTRRLRRQQMTAGALWAFASTAWYKEPFSRISAMAPLHPRTDDPVTVLKAAAKVLLGQVDPQADYVRAGICLTDLGKPDPQDPLPMFAPDPEALRRGKIIDRVNAAVGEGSVGLGLAGLKAAPDWTMKREMLSNRGTTHWSELALVH
- a CDS encoding Zn-dependent alcohol dehydrogenase — its product is MPQKIRASIAYGVGKGFSKPEELILDDPIKAEVLVNIEASGLCHSDLHLVEDDDKMFEFPAVLGHEVAGTVEAVGPEVVGIKPGDHVVATLEQICGHCDKCMGGKAHSCRHQEECVRQPGEPPRLKFPDGRPITQALGIGGFASKSLIHQNQLAVVNNQVDMAEAACIGCATITGFGAAKNSAKVQPGDLVAVIGTGGIGLNVISGARVCGARTIIAIDVFDNKLEFAEKFGATHVVNAKKEDPVEAVRRITGGGVDKSFEAIGFAETMKQCWDMLAQGGTAYCIGLAKPDATVSLEIDPINLLFMQRGFKGVWMGATNPKHDIPYYADLAVDGRLNMHDIVTQRIRLDQITEAYEQLMRGEVIRSVITEF
- a CDS encoding DUF1846 domain-containing protein: MSRKIGFDHDLYIKMQSQHIAERRQEIGGRLYLEMGGKLYDDMHASRVLPGFTPDNKISMLRQLKDEIEILVCVSALDLQRQKRRADLDITYEDDVLRLIDVFREGGFLVENVVMTQLADDNALAFAFKERLERLGLKVARHRIIEGYPSNTKLVLSEDGFGRNDYVEVSRDLIVVTAPGPGSGKLATCLSQVYHDNKRGIEAGYAKFETFPIWNLPLEHPVNLAYQAATADLEDINLIDPYHLAAHGVQVTSYNRDTETFPLLKTMLEQLTGKSPYQSPTDMGVNMAGYCISDDEVCQEAARQEIIRRYYKALVEQARDGRDSEESNRIAVLMAKAGTSTWERHVVGAALEVEAATNQPGSAIELHDGTIITGKTSALLGCSAAMLLNALKYLADIDPELDLLSRESIEPIQTLKTQHLGSRNPRLHTDEVLIALSVSAGTSAEARAALGMLKELDGTNVHTTTILGSVDEGIFRNLGIQVTSEPKFQRKRLYRKR